Proteins from one Prevotella sp. E2-28 genomic window:
- a CDS encoding RloB family protein, with protein MGRKARISKGKQMKPNFFVFCEGETEIAYVKFLRSLYRAPIQVIVKKGKSNISEDYIERSQNEYVRTEQDKVFLMYDLDVDGMLEQLQKIPNAELIVSNPCIELWFLLHYQEQKSEISSVKCVQKYQKVSKGYKKGILSEEEKDVFTKNRESALERAKKLAAFQNPSTTVFKLLEELKG; from the coding sequence ATGGGAAGAAAGGCTCGTATATCTAAGGGGAAACAAATGAAACCGAACTTCTTTGTTTTCTGTGAAGGTGAAACGGAGATCGCATATGTCAAATTCCTGCGTTCATTGTATCGGGCTCCCATTCAGGTCATAGTAAAGAAAGGCAAGTCGAATATTTCAGAAGACTATATTGAACGCTCCCAAAATGAATATGTAAGAACTGAGCAAGATAAAGTCTTCTTGATGTATGATTTGGACGTTGATGGGATGTTGGAACAACTGCAAAAGATACCTAATGCAGAACTGATAGTCTCTAACCCGTGTATAGAACTATGGTTCTTGTTGCATTATCAGGAGCAAAAATCTGAGATTTCGTCTGTTAAGTGTGTTCAGAAATATCAGAAGGTATCGAAAGGATACAAAAAGGGTATCTTGTCTGAAGAAGAGAAGGATGTGTTTACCAAAAATAGAGAGTCGGCATTAGAAAGGGCAAAGAAACTTGCAGCATTCCAAAATCCTTCTACAACGGTATTTAAACTATTGGAGGAATTGAAAGGATAG
- a CDS encoding ATP-binding protein, giving the protein MKRYTIAELQQMRESEDHVEFKKGEQGNVSYNGGDKAKPKDRRKCILGYVTALCNEGGGRMVIGMHDDYPHKVTGTKQNENSLGELESNIYRDTGIRPEVYELFENEANKTGRVVVIEIPSRPIGKVYKFEDVALMRVGEDLLPMDDKVLLSILQEQEPDFSEQFCDGATIDDLDPEAIKVMKEKYAKKQKNPSFKSLDDRQALSDLHLISGNKVTNAAVLLVGKESFISKKFPQAKVMLEYRNTEAQIHFDNRLQFGQPFFILIDKLWEAINLRNGSVPIREESYIFDIPFFNEDVIRELVNNAFAHRDYRKNSEIVVKQYPTRLEVLNAGGFPNGVTVDTLLTVPSTPRNRLLADLLSKTGVVERSGQGIDKIFLLTLSEGKPEPDYSKSDDFTVIAILLATVKDKAFAMYVQGIQDSLPEDKKLTVFEVMALCEIRDGQKKPSDKAITHKLEQMGYIEKHGKTNAIYYILPRRYYELSGDMAAYSLATDWDINQVWAVILPFLQKYGKAKRSDIVKIIGPHLSEKQIRRYLDILKSNGLLKTEGQNRTTVYLLGDSYAANNELISKALAIGLQELKEKGEI; this is encoded by the coding sequence ATGAAGCGATATACAATAGCAGAACTACAACAGATGCGTGAGTCAGAAGATCACGTAGAGTTCAAGAAAGGAGAGCAAGGGAACGTCTCTTACAATGGGGGTGATAAAGCAAAACCCAAAGATCGGCGCAAATGTATCCTTGGATATGTTACAGCTCTCTGCAATGAAGGTGGTGGAAGGATGGTCATAGGTATGCACGATGACTATCCTCATAAGGTGACAGGGACTAAGCAAAATGAGAATTCCTTAGGCGAGTTGGAGAGTAATATCTATCGCGATACAGGTATTCGTCCTGAAGTATATGAGTTGTTTGAAAATGAAGCAAACAAGACGGGCCGAGTAGTAGTAATAGAGATTCCTTCAAGACCAATTGGCAAGGTGTATAAGTTTGAAGACGTGGCTTTGATGAGGGTTGGTGAAGATCTGCTGCCAATGGACGACAAGGTCCTTTTGTCAATTCTTCAAGAACAGGAGCCTGATTTCTCTGAGCAATTCTGTGATGGAGCAACCATTGACGATTTGGATCCAGAAGCCATTAAGGTGATGAAAGAGAAGTATGCCAAAAAGCAAAAGAATCCTTCATTCAAATCATTGGACGACAGACAGGCATTGAGTGACTTGCATCTAATAAGTGGGAACAAAGTCACAAACGCAGCTGTTCTACTCGTGGGCAAAGAATCTTTCATTAGTAAGAAATTCCCACAGGCCAAGGTCATGTTGGAATATCGCAATACTGAGGCTCAAATCCATTTTGACAATCGTCTACAATTCGGGCAGCCATTCTTTATCCTGATTGACAAACTGTGGGAAGCAATAAATCTTCGTAATGGCTCTGTACCCATCAGAGAGGAGTCATATATCTTTGATATACCATTCTTCAATGAGGATGTTATCAGAGAACTGGTAAATAATGCTTTTGCGCATCGCGACTATCGGAAGAATAGCGAAATCGTAGTAAAACAATACCCAACAAGACTTGAAGTGCTGAATGCTGGCGGTTTTCCGAATGGTGTTACTGTTGACACCCTCCTGACAGTACCAAGTACACCAAGAAACAGACTTCTTGCTGACCTGCTTTCAAAAACAGGTGTTGTTGAACGTTCTGGTCAAGGTATCGACAAAATCTTCCTACTTACATTGTCGGAGGGTAAACCCGAACCTGATTATTCAAAGAGCGACGATTTCACCGTGATTGCCATACTGCTAGCAACTGTGAAAGATAAAGCCTTTGCTATGTATGTTCAAGGAATACAGGACAGCCTGCCTGAAGACAAGAAACTGACAGTCTTTGAGGTAATGGCCCTTTGTGAGATAAGAGATGGCCAAAAGAAACCTAGCGATAAAGCGATTACGCATAAATTAGAACAGATGGGCTATATCGAGAAGCATGGAAAGACAAATGCCATTTATTACATCTTACCACGCCGATATTATGAATTGTCAGGAGATATGGCGGCATATTCTTTGGCGACAGATTGGGATATCAATCAGGTTTGGGCGGTTATTCTTCCTTTCCTACAGAAATATGGCAAGGCCAAACGCTCAGACATTGTTAAGATCATTGGGCCACATCTTTCTGAGAAACAGATTAGAAGATATTTGGATATACTTAAATCCAATGGCCTTTTGAAGACTGAAGGTCAGAACAGAACTACCGTATACCTTTTGGGCGATTCGTATGCAGCAAACAATGAGCTAATTAGCAAAGCGTTAGCCATTGGATTACAAGAACTCAAAGAGAAGGGAGAAATATAA
- a CDS encoding Fic family protein, with translation MRLVKALGEEQLSVKVMMERIGLKDRENFLDYSLNPSMNEGYIRMLYPDSPRHPRQKYLLTGKGLALYNSICHGDS, from the coding sequence ATTAGATTAGTGAAGGCTTTGGGTGAAGAGCAACTCTCCGTCAAAGTGATGATGGAGAGGATTGGCTTGAAAGATAGGGAAAACTTCCTTGACTACTCTCTTAATCCTTCTATGAACGAGGGCTATATCCGTATGCTTTATCCTGATTCGCCCCGTCACCCTCGCCAGAAATACCTGCTGACGGGAAAAGGACTGGCTCTTTACAATAGCATATGCCATGGGGACAGTTGA
- a CDS encoding AAA family ATPase, with protein MEKKCKAKELEFPSYVIACYSGEDLRLWHAAFENYHMDYFNEAVKRAYSSPKFLYVNKYCWKIALISLVCSNNAEVKSFLKKTLNISTPIDVELEFAIDDAKKEAFQTHTALSWFNRITHEGLIGINLNTIATTDIFVEGKQVLESEKSKYIFNFLYLLSQPKKNDQNKIDKLINEIKVSVNVEGNKIDFDNLSEGEKKLILIECITKVLGDENSLVLLDEPDAHTHIAMKKDLLKLISEFKGQTIMTTHSPMFLNKRWDGFDENNIFYMHNGKIESTEPLKRLAELTDNEVDFFDSSYILGAKNLLVVEGPNDKRYLEKAISIFSKKDDKYKKLSQIAILPGNSAGNAKALYELVLKNKMQKIDHLIYLFDFDEGGYDGWKSIKKIVDGKVKCLFYQLDYNEPLDTSNKPTGNDTIMVEDFFSEKAYEHIVSKEKLDSKHSHKDFRNFKTNIASSIKTYIENNYSKESFKEEWYNSFSSVLNKLLVEFQL; from the coding sequence ATGGAAAAAAAATGCAAAGCTAAAGAACTCGAATTCCCTTCATATGTAATTGCTTGTTATAGTGGAGAAGACCTAAGATTGTGGCATGCTGCTTTTGAGAATTATCATATGGATTATTTTAATGAGGCAGTAAAGCGAGCATACTCTTCTCCTAAGTTCCTTTATGTCAACAAATATTGCTGGAAAATTGCCTTGATTTCACTCGTTTGCTCTAATAATGCAGAAGTGAAGAGTTTCTTGAAAAAGACTCTGAATATTAGCACTCCTATAGACGTTGAACTTGAATTTGCTATTGATGACGCAAAAAAAGAAGCGTTCCAAACACATACAGCATTGAGCTGGTTTAACCGTATCACACATGAAGGTCTTATAGGAATAAACCTTAATACTATTGCAACAACAGATATTTTTGTTGAGGGCAAACAGGTTTTAGAAAGTGAAAAGTCTAAATATATCTTCAATTTTCTTTATTTGTTATCACAACCCAAGAAAAACGATCAAAACAAGATTGATAAACTAATAAATGAAATTAAAGTTTCTGTTAATGTTGAGGGTAACAAAATTGATTTTGACAATCTTAGCGAAGGTGAGAAGAAACTGATTCTTATTGAGTGCATAACAAAGGTATTAGGTGACGAAAACTCACTTGTTCTCCTTGATGAACCAGATGCGCATACTCATATTGCTATGAAGAAAGATCTCCTCAAACTTATTTCGGAGTTTAAAGGGCAGACAATCATGACCACACATTCGCCAATGTTCCTCAATAAGCGTTGGGATGGTTTTGACGAGAATAATATTTTCTATATGCATAATGGCAAGATTGAGAGTACAGAGCCGTTGAAACGCCTTGCAGAACTCACCGACAATGAAGTGGATTTTTTTGATAGTTCATATATTTTGGGGGCAAAGAATCTATTGGTTGTTGAAGGTCCAAATGATAAGCGTTATTTGGAAAAAGCAATATCTATTTTTTCAAAAAAAGATGATAAATATAAGAAGCTCTCGCAAATTGCAATTTTACCTGGTAATAGTGCAGGAAATGCGAAGGCTCTATACGAACTTGTGCTAAAAAATAAAATGCAAAAGATAGACCACCTCATTTATTTATTTGACTTTGATGAAGGTGGTTATGATGGCTGGAAGTCAATAAAGAAAATTGTTGACGGTAAGGTGAAATGTCTATTTTACCAATTAGACTATAATGAGCCCTTAGACACAAGTAACAAACCGACAGGAAACGATACTATTATGGTTGAGGATTTCTTTTCTGAGAAGGCATACGAACATATCGTTTCAAAAGAAAAGTTGGATTCAAAGCATAGCCACAAAGATTTCAGGAATTTCAAAACGAATATTGCAAGTTCAATCAAAACATACATAGAAAATAATTATTCAAAAGAATCATTTAAAGAAGAATGGTATAATAGTTTTTCTTCTGTTCTCAATAAACTTTTAGTAGAATTTCAATTATAA
- a CDS encoding DUF262 domain-containing protein: protein MKGDAQPLIKFFDGADKRFIRPLYQRNYDWKEANCEQLFDKIEKYQMRKQRVVLSSASLKMLRGILTKQGKNLRNDIAHGITCIADYSINNAITVLHCLLKVSAMDIPEGLTGYDARSLEIDKLK from the coding sequence ATGAAAGGCGATGCACAACCATTAATAAAGTTCTTTGATGGAGCAGACAAGCGATTCATCAGACCTCTTTACCAGCGTAACTATGACTGGAAAGAAGCGAACTGCGAACAGTTGTTTGATAAAATAGAAAAGTATCAAATGCGAAAACAAAGAGTTGTCCTTTCTTCCGCATCTTTAAAAATGCTCAGAGGTATTCTTACTAAACAGGGGAAGAATCTTAGAAACGATATTGCTCATGGTATTACCTGTATTGCGGATTATTCAATAAACAATGCGATAACTGTTCTTCATTGTTTGTTGAAAGTTAGCGCAATGGATATTCCAGAAGGGTTGACTGGTTATGATGCAAGATCTCTAGAAATAGATAAACTGAAATAA
- a CDS encoding ATP/GTP-binding protein, with protein MVLQIRLSNFFSINEEVILDMQAASLQTKESKDLLGNTFVCNDERLLKTVAIYGANASGKSNIIKAIRACVQMIFESHNYNENTIFAFTPFKFGGVGKPSKFYIRFLIEGVEYEYSFSMTKTEIITEELYYYPVGRKKLVFSRDERKGPDKKDIYEFRSAIRRPMDVAGNTSKKTLFVSRASQMDRDVAKDVFRYFNERFILNYFGYNSYSIESLLNENKDLILRVLKAADSDIIDIRSQHELRSLTTAVFDPLSNQLLSRDDIQKPQLKITTFHRNNPEVPFDFYSEESSGTQEFFHMMLTILNIIKGNKVLLIDEISMGLHVNLVEYILNLFHQSESAQLIFSTHNTNLLNMRKLRKDQVYFVNKRDDGSSDLYSLFDFKDFRENMDAEKAYLQGRFDAIPYIDDSYNNLTRLG; from the coding sequence ATGGTATTACAAATTCGATTAAGTAACTTTTTCTCTATTAACGAAGAAGTGATTTTGGATATGCAGGCAGCGAGTCTTCAGACTAAAGAATCCAAGGACCTGTTGGGTAATACTTTCGTTTGCAATGACGAAAGGTTGTTGAAGACTGTTGCTATCTATGGAGCCAATGCTTCAGGAAAGAGTAACATTATCAAAGCGATAAGGGCTTGTGTTCAAATGATCTTTGAGTCGCATAATTATAACGAGAACACAATCTTTGCCTTTACTCCATTTAAGTTTGGTGGCGTAGGTAAGCCAAGTAAATTCTATATCCGTTTCTTGATAGAGGGTGTTGAATACGAGTATAGCTTTTCCATGACAAAAACGGAGATTATTACAGAGGAACTGTATTATTACCCTGTTGGTCGAAAAAAGTTGGTGTTTTCACGAGATGAGCGCAAAGGCCCAGACAAGAAGGACATCTATGAGTTCCGTTCTGCCATTCGCAGACCTATGGACGTGGCTGGAAATACATCAAAGAAAACCCTTTTTGTGTCACGTGCCAGTCAGATGGATCGTGATGTAGCTAAGGATGTGTTCCGCTATTTTAATGAGCGTTTTATTTTGAACTATTTTGGCTATAATAGTTATTCCATAGAGTCGCTTTTGAATGAGAACAAGGACTTGATTTTGAGGGTGCTCAAGGCTGCAGATAGTGATATTATAGATATTCGTAGTCAGCACGAATTGAGGTCGCTGACAACTGCTGTCTTTGATCCTCTGAGTAATCAGTTACTTTCAAGGGATGATATACAAAAGCCTCAGTTGAAGATTACGACTTTCCATAGGAATAATCCGGAAGTCCCATTTGATTTTTATTCAGAGGAGTCGAGTGGTACTCAAGAATTCTTCCACATGATGTTAACTATTCTGAATATCATCAAGGGCAACAAAGTTCTTCTGATCGATGAAATATCGATGGGACTACATGTGAATCTGGTGGAGTATATTCTTAATCTGTTCCATCAAAGTGAATCGGCTCAGCTCATATTCTCTACGCATAATACTAATCTGCTCAACATGAGAAAGTTGAGGAAAGACCAGGTGTATTTCGTTAACAAGCGTGATGATGGGTCTTCAGATTTGTATTCTCTCTTTGATTTTAAGGATTTCCGTGAGAATATGGATGCAGAGAAAGCATACTTACAAGGCCGCTTTGATGCTATCCCCTATATTGACGATTCGTATAACAATCTAACACGACTTGGATAA
- a CDS encoding AAA family ATPase — translation MKLCSLDIDSYKNLKGLYSFNNNGYIAMIGLNGSGKSNLLEAISIVFDGIVNKNGSGIPFDYEIVYELNGHIYARKKGQAKKDGKKMQS, via the coding sequence ATGAAATTGTGTTCGTTAGACATTGATAGTTATAAAAATCTCAAAGGTCTATATTCCTTCAATAATAATGGCTATATAGCCATGATCGGCCTTAATGGTTCAGGCAAGAGTAATTTGCTTGAAGCTATCAGTATAGTTTTTGATGGTATAGTCAATAAGAACGGCTCAGGAATTCCTTTCGATTATGAAATAGTGTATGAGTTGAATGGGCATATATATGCCCGAAAGAAGGGGCAAGCAAAGAAAGATGGAAAAAAAATGCAAAGCTAA